The segment ttaattgaaattttggccacagggaagaagaaaatgccataacattgataaaatttatttatccaatttaattgtggaaaatcagtgcttgtggataaaataacattaaaaaaaaaaaatttataatgaaaatgGTAAGTTTGAGTCAGATGTTATAaggtttgagaccaatgttttaagccttttttataccccatattcagataatttttaagaggtcaaaaaatgcttaaatctGAAATTCTAGTAGAAgcaatggtaaaattctagttaattgacttcttgctttctcagaaagggtttaggttaggaaaatgaaactttcagggatgggtctaggcCTACATACTAAAGTattcccgggaaggtattttaaagcacccacctccactccttctccctctagagggccctgaaatttgcctacatgacaggttttaCATGAAATAGGTCTATataacctattgaaattttgacaaaacaatgttttaccctaattttcagttactagttgctctTTCTCTgcccttagttctgaaaatgcaattcctgttatttgagtaggctagaattttgagccatatcaatgttttttttttggaaatttaggAATTGTATTTGCATATCTGTAAAACCTTGTAGAATTGAATTGAGCAAAATTAAGAAGCTGAAAACActttgaagatttattttgcaaggtttcacttttatagcacacatatttttaaagatcatcaaaggtcagggccctctagagtgagaaggagtggaggtagtttcttcaaaataccttcccaggatatacttcaTTCAGTAGATtcatacctgaaagtttcattttcctaacctaaaccctttctgagatagcaagaagtcaattaactagaattttaccccttcCTGgggcatactttagtctgtagattcatccctgaaagtttcattttcctaacctaaaccttttctgagatagcaagaagtcacttatCTAGAATTTTGCCCTGTTTGGAacaattctagttaattgacttcttgctatcccagaaaaggtttaggttaggaaaatgaaagttccagggatgaatctacagactaaaatatgtcctgggaaggtattttgaagtgcctacctccactccttaaccctctagagggctctgacctttaaaaatatgtgtgttataaaagtgaaaccatgcaaaatagatcttctgcttaattgaagtacaacaaacttattttcagcttcataactttgctcaatcccattttataaggttttaaagatatgcaaatacatttcctaaattttgaaaaaaaacaaaaaacattgatatggctcaaaatcctactcaaataacaggaattgcattttcagaactaaaggcagagaaaaagcaactagaaactgaaaaattaaggtaaaatgttaatttgtcaaaatttcaataggcataaacctgtcatgtaggcaaatttcagagccctctagagggagaagaggTGGAGgtggtactttaaaataccttcccgggacatactttagcctgtagacccatccctgaaagttccattttcctaacctaaaccttttctgagatagcaagaagtcaattaactagaattttaccgccctgttttattttaaacttgctTGCTAAATTAACTTACTTGTTACTTTAACTAGCCTACTGCTGAATCCCAGGATTGAACATATCTGTTGTCTTCTGTTTCTTGTTATTAGTTATTCCAAGGGCAATTTGGACAAATTTGGTTCTCTTTCTTCTTAAAATCCCTCCAATCCAAATTACATCCCCagtgttcttttacttgtccgataACTTATCTGACAAACCCGAGCCTCTTACGAGACGCAAATGACGTCAGAAGTTTCTCGGATTACCCACTCGAACCCTGAGGATTACTTGTCGTGGGCTTGTACTTTCTAACCccgaaaaaaaagattattgagGACAAGTGACTTCaatgttacatatttttttaaatagataacatgtgaaatcgttaagtagtagtagacaggtttaatagcaaaaatttGACAGCTGtcgctgatttgtgtttttttgcaaCATATACAGAATCAagctacacttgtaaatataaataaaactataaataaagCGGATGCACATTGGCATCACTTAACTTAGTTAAGTAGTCTAAGTTAAGTGATTTTACTTAGGTCTCTTCACATTGAAATCTTGCCGTTcacattgaaaaatgaaaaatgactaATAGGACTaggcaaaaattttgaattgctgGATCATGGAATTGAGGATGGATAACACTTATATGGTCAATGATAATGAATGTAGCTCTGATGAAGATTTGCTGCTAATTCTTCACTTAAGGcagcaaaagaagaaaattaaagggTATTTCAAAGTTATAGATGCTGTTTTAACGGAATAACCCACTAATGATTTGGTCTAACTGAATTTCATATAGGGCCTATGGCCTCGTGaaggcaatatatatatatatatatatatatatatatatatatatatatatatatatatatatatatatatatatatatatatagatatatatatatatatcttgaaaagagaaatcaccaatgcaacagcaaaaacacataaaaaaaagggacagaaggagaaaaggaagactgttttcctaaattagtgattaatatagaccagcacttgaatgaggccttaaccctactcatccattcaatcacataggtcaaacagcatagccaaacacaatcaaccataaagaataatccatggacaggcagtcatgtcgtcaataagtataagttgtcatttaccaaacaatagaaaaaataataaagacaaataattcagaggcaacaacccaacacaagggctaaTTTACCATATTACCAAAAacatggtaaaattttagtttagtgacttcttgctatctcggaaaggggctAGGTATCCCAgggaggtattttaaagtacctacttCCAATCCCTCTCACTCAAGaggaccctgaaatttgcctacatagcaggtctatacctatcaaaatttttagaaaacaacattttaccttaattttcagttaccagttgctttttctctgccactagttctgaaaatgaaactgttatttgagtaaaattctaagccatatcaatgggttttttttcaaaattttggaaatgtatttgcatatctttaaaaccttataaattgggattgaacaaAGTTGtcaagctgaaaacaattttgttgtacttcattcaagcagaagatctattttgcaaggtttcacttttatagcacatatttttaaaggtcatcaaaggtcaggaccctttTGAGGGAGAGTGAGTGGAGGtaggcacttcaaaataccttcccaggacatactttagtctgtagacaaatccctgaaagtttcattttcctaactcaacctctttccgagatagcaagaagtcactaaactagaattttaccatatatatatatatatatatatatatatatatatatagcctaggctatatatgtatatagtcTGTATCCTAGGGAATGGAAACATGAACAAAATCCCAGGTAGAAATAGGGTGTTTAATTGGGATGCTTCAATGCCCTGGTTGGTAGAAATAGTGAGGGAAAGTAGGATTGAATTATACTTTTTGTATTAATGTTcaaaatatggtcagtcagtcagGTATCCAGGTAAATTCTAACATTGGCATATATTTTGAAGAACTTAACAATTTTTGTACACATGGTTTGTGAAAATGATTGGTAAAATGCATTGGCATAAAATTTTAATCACAGTGTCCATTTTCTATTTATGCAGTTCTAATTGTTCTAAGCCTTaacattactctttactttcctttaattttcagttattaccaaaatagttttaaagcatTGGTTTCTTTGACAAGTACTAattgaattcaaatttttatgtttgtgttACAGCTAAATTGACCAGTCAAACAGACTTTTGCTTAAACTATAATATGAAAGGAATATTActttaatttgtttataatttatatatttactttttaggaAGAAAAGACTATGGGTACATCCAATTCTACAAGAAAGGGAGAGGACTGTGAAAGGCCATCTGACACTGCTTAATGACTTACTTATGAGAGACGatgaagagaaatttttaaattttgtaagatTAACAAAGGCAGAGTATGTTGAATTGCTTAGTTTAGTGAGGccttttataacaaaaaaaaacaccaattttAGAAAGGCAATCTCTCCAGAACTGAAGCTTGCTTTGACACTAAGATATCTGGGTACTGGTATGTCAATGGCAGCTCTCCATTATGAATTTCGTGTTGGTCACTCAACAGTTTCACAGATATTATCAGATACAACGATAGCAATATATGAAGTTTTAAGTCCAATGTATCTGCAAGAGCCTCAATCAGATACATTGAAAAGTCtcagtgaaacttttagggcaaAATGTTTTTTGCCAAATTGCATTGGTGCCTTAGATGGTAAACATGTGCGAATTCAGTGCCCATACAAGTCTGGGTCTcaattttacaattataaaaattattttagccttATACTTTTAGCTGCATGTGATGCTAATTACAAGTTTATTTATGTAGATGTTGGAGCTTTTGGAAGTGAGAGTGATGGGGGTGTATTTGCCAGGTCAGATCTTGGGAAAGGCATAGACACTGGGAAAATAAAGCTTCCTGATTCACTTCCATTGCCTGGAacaacagaaaattttccatttttttttgttgctgatGAAGCCTTTCCATTGTGTAGTTATATAATGAGACCTTTTCCTGGAAATAGACTCTCAGAagcacaaaaaattttcaattaccgATTATCCACAGCTCGGCGCCTAATTGAAAATACGTTTGGTATACTTGTGCAGAGGTTCAGAATTTTCCGAACTGAAATACTAGCACAGCCTGAAAAAGTAAAAGCAATAATCATTGCTTCTGTATGTTTACAcaatttcattatttcaacTAGAGGAGCCCCAACTGATATTCAAGAGCTATCAATAGGAAGTGGGATTTCTCAGCTTGGCAGAGTTGGGAGCAACAATTCTTCCAGAACAAATCAAGATCTTAGAAATAGACTAATGGATTATTTCTTATCTGTAGAGGGTGCTGTTCCTTGGCAGCGAGAAAAAGCATTGAGAGGCACATTGTGActtgatttataaataaatatgcatgtAAACATATCATACActatttgtatatatagatatcctgaatatatatatatagagagaaaGCATTTAATATGAAATGACTAAAgatcaaaatataataacaaaaaaaaaatcaaatattggcTTAAagtgaaaaagataaaacatatTTCAACGTTTTTTGGTATGTTCTAGTATAGCATTCATGATTTTCATGCGACACTGCAGTTTCTCCTCAGCTGGTATATCCTTCATGAATGATACAAGTGACATTAGAAAATGCTGGTCTTCATCCATAgttataactttatttttatcccttttttgtttttcactcaGGTATGAGAGAATTGCTTCATCAGTTGCAGATGAAGTACTTCCCTCTGTTTTGGTTTGGTTTcttttttgaacgtttttataAGTTTGGAAGTGCTCATCTGGAGCAATTGAAGTGGATGCCTGTGGAGATTCCGTTTCGATTAGCAATTCTTCTGAATTGGCTTCTTCTTGGGACACACAG is part of the Artemia franciscana chromosome 12, ASM3288406v1, whole genome shotgun sequence genome and harbors:
- the LOC136033455 gene encoding uncharacterized protein LOC136033455, coding for MYLQEPQSDTLKSLSETFRAKCFLPNCIGALDGKHVRIQCPYKSGSQFYNYKNYFSLILLAACDANYKFIYVDVGAFGSESDGGVFARSDLGKGIDTGKIKLPDSLPLPGTTENFPFFFVADEAFPLCSYIMRPFPGNRLSEAQKIFNYRLSTARRLIENTFGILVQRFRIFRTEILAQPEKVKAIIIASVCLHNFIISTRGAPTDIQELSIGSGISQLGRVGSNNSSRTNQDLRNRLMDYFLSVEGAVPWQREKALRGTL